A region of the Flintibacter sp. KGMB00164 genome:
ATATTTTATGGGATTGCCTTTTTCCTCGTACTGTCTGAGGTAATCTATTATCAATTCGGCATCCACGATATAGCGCCTCAATGGTTTACTGCCTACATCGTAAACCCCTTTAAACGCGGCGCCTTCTCAACTGCGCTGTTTATTATCGTCATGTACCTTGGTGCATTGGACAGCAAGCATCTCTTTGTCAGAAAACTGATGGGTATCCGTGGCCAGCTATCCATCCTTGCCTGCATCCTAACCCTGGGACACAACATCATCTATGGGAAAAAGCATTTTGTCAATCTGTTTACAAATCCCTGGGCGATGAAGCCGCAAACTATGCTCGCTGCTGTTCTCTCAATTCTAATGATCTGCATCATGCTTCCTTTGATGATGACGTCTTTCCCATCTGTTCGCCGCAAAATGTCTGCCGGCAGTTGGAAAAGACTGCAGCGGCTGGCCTACCTATTCTTTGCTCTGACGTATATTCATGTTATGGTACTGTTCATCCCCAATTGGGAGAAAAAAATCCCAGATATCATTGCCTACACTGTGATCTTTGGCACTTACCTCATCCTGCGTGTAGCAAAAGCAACCAAAAAGTCTTCTCACGCACTGGGATATACTGGTTGTAACCCCACCTCCTAATCCAGCCCGATTCCCATATGCACAAGAAGGGCGCTCGCAGCAAAGCGGGCGCCCTTCTTCTCTTTTTTCCGTTGTACAAAACGGATTTCAGCTCCGGTTACTTCTCAGCAGTGCCACCCCCATGGTGGCCATCTCCTCCCGGGTGGGATTTGACTTGGGTCTGGCGATGGTGATTCCGCCCTGTCCATCCTCTACACCGTCTAAGATACCGGCCTGGATCGCCGTTTCGATGTAGGGCTTGGCCCAGTCGTCCGCCGGCTCCGCCGCCCGTCTTGCCTCCTGGGCAGCCAGTTCCTCCCGGACGATGGCCCGCACCTGCTCCTCTGTCATCTCATTCTCTCCCTTCATCGCCTGGACCACATCGGCCCGGAAGGTATCCATATTCTTGCCGAACTTAGGAAACCAGTGCATCACATCGGCGTGATTGCTGGCCACTCCCCGCGCGTACCCCTCGCTGTGGCAGATCACCACTCCATCTGCTGCTGGGTCCAGACCGTACTGTCTGCACAGGTCTGCCGTCAGCTCCACTGCCGTCTGATACACCTTGCCAAAGTAGTCGGCGTCCTCCAGACCGTCTTCGCAGAGTTCAAAGGAGATATGTGTGTCATTGGCGCTGCCCCGGCTACCCCTGCCGCAGTGCCAGCCCCGCATGTTCCAGGGCAGAGTCTGCACCACCCCTACACTGCCGTCAGCCAGTTTTCCGAGAAAGGCATGGACGCAGGCCCCGGTGCCTGACCTGTCCCAGTGATTGCCGCCGGTGTTCCAACCGATCTCCTCATTGCCGGGAACATACCGGCTCAGGCGGGGATTATTTGCTCCGGTGGAGTGTACCATTACTCCAACCGGAACAATAGTCTGTCCGGCTCGGTAGCAGTCATTTCGGGTCAAGATCTGTTGATACCACTTCACGCCCTCTTCTCCCCGCTTTTCAGCCACCCAGCCTGCTCCACCATCTGCACCAATTTGTCATAGCCGTACATGGCTGCAAAGGCCACCAGGAAGCACAGACCAATCAAGCCGGCAATCATCCACCCCGTAATGGAAACCCCATAGTAGGACCACAGGGCAAAGCCGGTGCCCGCCGTAACCACTGCCGCGGTGAGAAACGCCAGCAAATTTGTGGGTATACGATCATACAGCAGGCCCTTGAGCACCTGCACGATGACATTGGTCATCAAAGTCAAACCCAGTACCGCCGTGAGCAGTACAGGCAGATAATCCATCAGTTCAGACATTTCGCTCCTCCTCTCCCACCGGCCTGTCCGGCCGCTTTTTGTATTTATGCCACGTTTTGAACCAATGTCTCAGCACATCGCTCACCCTTTCACTCCCTTGAGGTCCCGGATGTCGTGCTGCACCTCGGTCATCTGGCCTTCCAGCTTGTAGGTGCGCTCCACTACATTGTTGTGCTCGGCCACCTTCTTTTCCAGCTGCTCAATGCGGTAGTTGGTCAGCCGGTTGGACACCAGGATACCCCCAAAGGTACCTGCCAATGTGCCCACCAGAGACATACCCGCTACCGCAAGGCTGGTCAGGTCCATTAGAGGGCCACCTCCTGCACGTCCTCCGTGCTCCCCAGATCCTCCCAGGAGTCAGGCAGCTGAGAGGGAGGATAGACGGTGCTGTCCTTTTTACAGCGCCACACATGGTCCTGCTCCACGCAGCACTCCCCCTCCTGCCACATCCCCCGGGACCCCTGAGGTGCGGTGTAAGGTTTGGCTTTGGCGGGATCGGTGGTGTGGCATACATCCCACATACTCACCGCCTGGTCAGGGGACCAGTCAGGCTGCTCTGTGGCGTTGTGCTGCTGCCACAGTTTATATACCTGTCCCTGCCACTTGTAGGGAGTCCCCACAGAGACGGAAGAATAGTCCCGCTGCCGCCAGGTGGGCACCATTTCCTCATGGTCGATCAGCTCCGTGCCGTCGGCGCTCCCCTCCACCGCCTTGGCCGCCAGGGCGGCCGCCTCAGCCGCGCCCCTCGCTTTCAGTTCCTCCTGGGCCATGGTCACGATATCAGCCATTGCTTTCCACTCCTTCCTCATACGCTGCCTCCAGCTTCTCCTCCACCTGCTTGGCAGTACCTGCCGCCTCCAGCGCCTGGATGGTCTCCTGCTGGCTCTGGATGGTGGCCTCTTTGCTCTCCAACTCCTGGGCCTGCTGAGAGATGGTGGCCTCCTTCTCAGCCACAGCGCTCTCCAGCTCGCTCACCTGGGCCTCGTAGTCTGCCACGTCTCCCAGGTACTGCTGGGCCACCTGGAGCTCCACCGTGTAGCTGCGGGTCGCTGCGCTGTATCGAATGTCCGCTACCTCAAAGCCATAGCCCACAGGCAGGATACACTCCCCCTGGATCTCAGGCTTGTCCCAGGAGATGGCCTCGATGTCCTCCAGGGAGGCAAACTCCCGCTCGAATACTGCCAGGTACTTGCCGTTGCCGCTCCCCCGCATGACGATGCCGCAGGTTACACCGCCGATTTGAAGTTTGGTGCCATAAAGACTCATCGTATTTGCTCCTTTCTGCACATAGGTTCAACCTGGGTGGGCAGAGCTGCTTTGGTGTACTTTCCTGTGCCCCTTGTGTGCAAAATTTTTGTTTATCCCCCTCCTTTATTCCTTCTGCACAGGAACCGTGTATCAGTGCTTTCCATCGCTTTTTACCTCAATTTGGGCATAAAAAAGACACGACCGAAGTCGTGTCTTTTTATGGGGCACAAGCTCAGCAGCAGCCCCGTACGTCCTGGTACTCCACCGATTTGGGAGCCGGACAGTGGTTGGGCGGGAAGAACTCGCCCACAGGGAACTGGACCTTCCGGAACAACTCGCAGGGGTCCTCCTGACGGCAGTCGCAACCGCAGTCACAGTCCTTCTCGGGCATGCAGTAGTCGTAAGCGGGCATGAGCAGCTGGGTATCCCGCTCCAGACGGATAATGGAGAATTGGCCCAGGGTGACAAACAGGCGGTGCACATCGCCGCCGGTGACCAACTCCTCGGGGAAGCAGGCACACACCGCAGGGGGAATCTCGCAGCAGTTGTCGTGATGATGGCACTGGCATACCTCCACCAGCTTCATTCCCAGGATGATGGGGTCCACCGACTCCACCACAGCGGTGGGAGCAGTAGTGGCGGGCAGGCCCTGGATATCGCTGCCGCAGTTCTTTCCCGTGGAGGTGAATACCTTGGCGCTTCCTTCGCTGCCAAAGAGGATCACCCGCTTGTCAAACACAGCCAGACCGGTGATTTCCACCGGCCGGGCAGCTCCCACAAAGGCGTCGGCGGTGATGCGGTAGAAGTACCGCACATCCACGGTGTAGAATCCCCGGTTGAAGGTAACCGGCTCCACATCGATGTACGCGTACAGCAGCTCGGCGCAGCCAGCCTTTACCGACACTGCCCGGTCGATGACCTCCTGGCAGCCCCGGGTGGGGTAGACCCGCAGGTCCTCGATACAGTCCTTATCGGAGGATATAGCGTCTTATATACTTGTTTATACCCTTAGGATTACTGACTTTAAACCCTCACCGATACTTAACTCAAAAGTGAACCGGAGCACAACTTGTATTGTGCTCCGGTTGCTGTAAATTTTTTCTTGTACATTACCAGATAATGCATTATTATATACTTAAATATGGTGTTAAAGGAAGTATAAAGCAATGGATCTTAATATTGTATTTTCAATTATCAGCTCAATCGGCACGCTAATTGCCATATATGCCGCTTTCCTTGGAATAAGTAACACAAAAGAACTTAAAAAGCAGAAAGAACTAAATCTAATTATTAACTATAAAAGCATTTTATTTCGCGCCTGCGGTGGTGTTACTTCCTATCATATAGTACGTACTAATATTGTTAATACCGCTACTGTACCTGCTGTCTTACAAAATATCAGTGTTGACTATCGAGGAAAGCGGTGTATCACATCGGATCATTTTGCTCCAATTGTCTTGCAGCCAAATCAATCCACTGAATGCAACTTTTTAGTTGATATTCTTGGTGGCATTTTGGATGGACATTATGATGTCAAAGTAAGTTTCCACACCAATATCGGTGATTGGGATTCGGTTCTTACTGAAAAAACACAACTACACATCTTTTCGATGTCTCCATCTGATGAAGAATTTGATGCAAAATGGAAGGAACTATTTCCTTCTGATATTTAACCATACGGCAATCAGCGCCATTATAAAGCATACAATAGCTAGTACATAACTTAGCATTATATCACCTCATGAACATTTAAGCATTCTATTTCTATTTATATCTATATTACCTGTAGCCGATTAAAAATACCTGTTGCGTTAAACAACAGGTATTTTTTCTATTTATCAATTGCCGCAAGTATCATTGCCATGCCTTCCTCGCGTGTCATCGAGCTACGTGGCCGGCTTCCATCTTCGGTAATACCAGCTGCTTTTGCTGCTTCAATGATTCCTTTTGAATATTTGACACTCGGCTGCGTTGCCCACAAACTGGCCGGTTCTGCCGCACGTTTGGCCTCTCGAATCGCTAGTTCTTCTCGGATAATTGCCCGAACCTGATCTTCTGTCATCTCGTCGTCTCCTTCCATAACCCGAGCCACGTCAGCCCGGAAGGTATCCATGTTCTTTCCAAACTCGGGGAACCAGTGCATCACGTCGGCGTGGTTGCTGGCCACACCCCGGGCGTGGCCCTCACTATGGCAGAGCACCACCCCGTCCGCCTGGGGGGCCAGACCGTACTGCTTGCACAGATCGGCGGTCAGCTCCACGGCCGCCTGGTACACCGCCTCAAAATAGCCAGCGTCCTGCAATCCGTCCTCGCAGATCTCAAAGGAGATGTGGGTGTCGTTGGCGCTGCCCTTGGCCCCCTTGCCGCAGTGCCACCCCCGGCGGTTCCAGGGCAGGGTCTGCACTACCCCCACGCTGCCGTCGGCCAGCTTGCCGATGAAGGCGTGGACGCAGGCCCCGGTGCCGGCCATATCCCAGTGGTTTTTCCCGGTGTTATAACCAATCTCCCCGCTGCCCGGCACATACCGGCTCAGGCGCGGGTTGTTGGCCCCGGTGGAATGGACCATCACCCCCTGAGGCGTGATGGTCCGTCCGGCTTTGTAACAGTCGTTTTGGGTCAGGATCTGGGTATAAAACTTCACTACGCCTCCACCCCATTCACAAAGGCACTCACCGCCTGGTTAGTATCCAGAAGTTTCCGCATTTCCTCCAGAGCCTCATCCACCATCGCAGAAAACAGCTCAAAAGAGATGATCTTGGCCAGCCAGGGAAAGCGGATGACAAACAGGTCATACACCTGGCGCAGCTTCAGCGCCCCGGTGCCGCCTCCCAGTTCCTTCTCGGCCTCGGTCACCGCCCACAGCAGCCACTCCCGTACTTTGTTCAGCTGCTTCTCCGTGGGCAGCCCAACAAAGTGATAGATTCCAATGCCAGCCACGGCCAGCACAGCAATTCCAGCCACCAGCACAGGCCAATACTCAATCAGAAAGTCCAATGTTGTCTTCCTCCTTCTTGGCCGGCTTGTCCGGCCATTTATTATGCTTTGACAGCTGTTCAACTATAGCCTTTAGGGCATAGGTACAAACCACTACAACTATCTCTGTAAGCGCTACTTTGGATAGACTTTCGGCTATCTGCTCTCGGCCAGAATAGGCCAGAATGTAGCTGCTCCACACCCATCCGCAGCCATTTACCAGGCAGAACCACACAATGGCCTTCATCGTCTCAATGGGCTTTTCCCTGGCACCCTTCCGGTTGAGCCAAAAGAAGCCTATGATGAATACGGCGGCCAGGACTCCAAAACCTATGTATATCTGCTTCATCTGGGCGCTCCTTTAAGATCGCGGATGTCGTGCTGTACCTCGGTCATCTGGCCCTCCAGCTTGTAGGTGCGCTCCACCACACTGTTGTGGGCGGCCACTTTCTTCTCCAGCTGCTCAATCCGGTAGTTGGTTAACCGGTTGGACACCAAAATGCCCCCGAATGTGCCCGCCAGGGTGCCGATCAGGCTCATCCCCGCCACGGCTAGGCTGGTCAGATCCATCAGGGAGCCCCCCCCTGTACATCCTCCACGGAGCCCAAATCCTCCCAGGAATCAGGCAGTTGAGAGGGCGGGTAGACAGTGCTGTCCTTTTTGCAGCGCCACACATGACTTTGCTCCACGCAGCACTCCCCCTCCTGCCACATGCCCCGGGTCCCCTGAGGTGCAGTGTAAGGTTTGGCCTTGGCGGGGTCGGTGGTGTGGCATACATCCCACAAGCTCACTGCCTTGTCGGGAGACCAGTCGGGCTGCTGAGTGGCGTCGTGTTGCTGCCACAGCTTGTACACCTGCCCCTGCCACTTGTAGGGGGTGCCCACAGGCACATGGGAGTAATCCCTCTGCCGCCAGGTGGGAATGGTGTCCTCCTGGTCGATGAGGGCGGTGCCATCGGCAGAACCGTCCACCGCTTTCGCTGCCAGGGCCGCCGCATCGGCGGCCCCCCGCTCTCTCAGTTCATCCTGGGCCAGGGCCACAATATCAGCCATTGCTCTCCACTCCTTCCTGATAAGCTGTTTCCAGCTTATCCTCTACCTGTTTTGCAGTACCGCTCGCCTCCAGGGCCTGGATCGTCTCCTGCTGGCTCTGGATCGTGTCTGCTTGCTCTTGGATAGTACTCTCCTTACTCTCCAGTTCCTGAGCCTTGGCCTCCAGGTCAGCCTCCTTCTGGGCCACCTGGCCCTCCAGCTCACTCACCTGGGCCTGGTAACCCGCCACATCCCCCAGATACTGCTGGGCCACCTGGAGCTCCACAGTGTAGCTGCGAGTGGCGGCACTGTACCGAATATCGGCCACGGTGAAACCATAGCCGGCGGGCAGGATACACGCCCCCTGAATGTCTGGTTTATCCCAGGGGATGGCCTCAATGTCCTCCAGGGAGGCAAATTCCCGCTCGAATACCGCCAGGTATTTCCCGTTGTTGATGCCGCGCATGACCATGCCGCAGGTCACGCCGCTGATCTGAATGTTATTGCCATAAAGACTCATGGTTTTTCTCTCCTCTCCACATGGGGTGGGGACACCCCGCTTGGTGTATGGTTTTGTCCCATTAAGAATGGCATCAGGCCCTTGGGGCGCACCCGTCCCGGGGCTCGGTACCCTCTGCGGCGGGCCTCCTCTCGGCGGGCCTGCTGCTCTACAGGATCCTCAGGGGCTTTGACCGTCTGCAATGGCTTCACATCTACCAGCTCCCCAGTGGGTGACACAATTGCCTCCACGTCGGGGTAATAGATTCGTAACCGCTTAGCCAGTGGGGTATCTCCAGGGATCTCCCACCAGTCGGCAGGATCCAGCTCAGGCAGATCGGCCAGTTTAGCAAGCCTCTCCATCGGCACCTTGGCCCCGGTCCCGTCCCGGCGGTACTGCCCTGTCCAGATATATTCCAGCACCCCCATGGATGCTTTATGTACCAGCATGGCCGGTCACCATCCTTTGCAGCTTGACATAGGTTTCCGGATCCAGCTGAGCACCTAGGTTATCCGGAGGCGGCAAGTGTCCAACTTGAACACCAGAGCGCCGCAAACTGGAAAAGGTAGAGCGCACGGTCCTAGGCCGCAGCCCCATCTCCCGGGCCACTTTCTCCGGGCTCTCCCCCGCTTCTCGCCGGCGCTCCATCTCGTAGCGGTAGCGGCTCATGTTACCCACTCGCTGCCCCCGAAAGCAGTACTTGTAATAAAAGTACAACGGCATACCGGTATCCAAAGCCAGGGAGAACTTGTCCGCTTTGTCCCATCGAATTTCCGGCCGGCCGGTTGGTTTTCCGGAAACCTGCAGCTGATGGATGGTTTTCCCGGCCTTGGATAGGGTTCGTGATACCGTGCTGGATTCCAGCTCCAGCTTTTTGGCCAGCTCCTCCTGGGTTTTGGGCAGCTTGGACAGCACCAGCAGCATGAGTTGCCGCTGCCGATCTGTGAGTGCCGGTACCTGAGACAGGTACCGTACCCAATCAAATCCGCCCTTTCCGTCGGCACAGGAGGCAATGAGCTTTTTACTGTCCACCCAGACCTGCATCCGATTGAGTCCGTTTCGGATCACCCGGCTTACCGAGCTTTTATCTACGCCATAGCGCTGGGCAATGGCCAGCTGAGACAGGCCCTCATTGTAGTAGGCGTCCAGATACTGCCGCTGGCGGTCGCTCAGCCGCTGAGCCCCCTCCGCCATCCACTCCTGCAGCTGCTCCATGGAGGTACCCAGGTTCACAAAGTCCCCAGCCTCCACCTGCTGCCAACTATGGCCCTCCAGGTCACTCCAGCAGGCATTGGTGTACTCAAAGAAATCAAAGGTCATGGCACCCACGTCCAGCAGCTTGCGCTGGGCCTTCCGAGCTTTGCGCTGGGCAGGCGGGTCCAGATGGTCGATCTGTACCTGCACGTCCCGGATAGCGGCCCGATAGGTACAGATCTTGGCCCGCAGTTCCTCCCGCTCCTCCGGGCGCTGGGCCTGCTTGAGCTGTTCCTGATACAAGTGAAGGCGGTCTTTCAGCTTCTCCATCTGAGCGCGGTTTTCCTCTAAGGGAGTCATATCCATCCCTCATTTCTTGTGGCAGAAGAAGGAGTTCTCCAGCTCCTCCCAGCTCTTGAAACGGGCCTCCAGCTGCTCCCAGGTCATACCCACCGCCTCCAGGTCCTCCCACCGGATTTTCTCGATGATGAACCGCAAGTGAGCGGGTTTGATCTCTTCCACAGTGCTCAGCAGCAGCGGAGTATCGATGTTGATGAAGGTGGCCTCCTCCCCATAGAAGCGCAGGGAGAAGGAGTAGTCCGAGAAATTCTCGGTCACCGTGGCTCCATATCCTGTGATGGCCTCGGCCAAAGCACGAATCATCTCCGCATTGGTGGTTCCGGTGGAACACAGCTTAGCAACCACAGCCGCCCGTCGTGCCTTCAACGTCTGGCCATCGCTGGGCGAGATCCCCACCAGCCGCTCCCACTCGTCCAGCCCCCAAGTGGCCGTGGATACAAAAAACTGGTCCGGCAGGTCCCGGGTGGTCTCCCAGTACCACTGGGCAATCACGGTCATGGAGTCAGCCACCGCCGCGGTCTCAGAGCTGTCCCGCAGTCTCTGGGGCAGCCGCTCCAGCTTACCCAGCTCTGTCATGCTCTCCCTCCTCTCAGCCGGCACGGATGGAGACTGTCCCCAGCACAGGCACCTGTTCCATGGTGACCGGGATATTCTCCGTTCCACCGTTTACCGTAAGGGAGGAGCAGTCTACCACACCCCTGCAGAACAGGAGCATGGCCATGATTCTCACATACCGCACCGGCTCCTGGGCACCCATCTCCATCTCCAGCAGCATCGCCCGCAGCTTCTCCTCCAGCTCCTTCTGCACTGTCCCAGGAAGCACACCGCCCTCCAGGGTACAGGTGGCCTCCACATCGATGGAGAGGGCCTGGGCAGATACCACGGTAACCTGGGCCCCGATGGGCCGCACCGATTCGATGTACTGGGCCACCTGGGTGACGATCAGCTCATCCAATGGCTCCTTCTCCTCGCTGGCGATCACAACCTTCACCGTCCCGTTTCCATTCCACAGCGGGATCACCGCCGCGTTGCCCACGCCGGACACCGACCTGGCCCACTGCTTGTAGTGGTTAATATTGCCCGACGCCACCGGCTCGGACAGAAAGGTGTGGATCCGGTCGTAGAAAGAAGCGTCGCTCTCCTTGTCCGCTCCTCCCTCTCCCGGCGTTTCATTGGTCACCTGGTCGATCCCGGCCAGGCTCACCGCCAGCCGGGTGACGGTACCCACCTCCACGTTGTAGATCTCCCCCGGCTGTTCCGCCGTGGCCGGCACCTGTGCCGTCCCGTCGGTGATGGCGGCCGCCAGATCGGTAGTGAAGCGCAGGCCGCTGGCGGAGACAGCCACCGTGCCCTTTGGGATCACAGAGCCCTCATCCCCGGTGAAGGTCAGCACCACATAGGCCGTAGCCGACGGGGTACGGTGGAGACCGTACATGTCCCCAAAGCGGTCCAGATAGGGCCCGGACTCCTCACTGGGCACAGCGGCCGCCAATAAAGTAGGATGATAGGCCAGGCCCCGATAGATCTGGTAGGCCGCCTGGGAATAAAGCAGGTCCGTATAGGAGCCCTCCCGGGTGTCCACGGACACCCCAGACTCTGCCAGGCCCTGCTTCATGGCCGCTTTCAGGCTCTCCGGACTCACGTCCTGGATCAGTGCATCAAAGTCCAGCGGCATTGACTTCCACCTCCCCATAAATGGTATCTACCGCGCAGCAAATAGTAATGGTGGACCCGGAAAAGTCCACTGAGATCTGCCGCACGTCGGTAATGTATGGATTGACGGTCAGGCAGTCCCGCACATAGCGCACCGCCTCCGATTCTTTCACCGCTTGGGAGAACGGCCGGCCGGTGAGCAGCTGCAGCTCGTTTCCCAAATCCCAGGAGAAGAGATCCAGAGAGGTGCGCACATAATGCAGGGTGTTCCACACCCAGGTGGCCACCGCCTGGGCGCCGGTGACCCACACGGGGCTGCCGTTGCGCCACTTGGGTCGGTCGGCTTCAAAGTCCCAGGCCACCTCCCGATACAGGGGCAGGGCAGCGCTGGTCTGGCTCCCCTCACTGGGAGCCTGAATCAAAGGAAATAGGCTCATAACCCCACCACCTTACAAAGCACATAATAAATTTGCCCCTCCTGATCGGGCAGCAGCACTACCTGATCTCCCACCTGCAGGTGCCGGGTGGTGATAGTGGCCTTCACAGTGCCGGCCAAGGTACCCGGAACGTCATAGAGCCGCAGGGGGACAATACCATCGCTGCACACCGGCCAGGAGTTCACATCTCCCTGGACCCCCAGCGTCACCTTCGCCTCCTTACCAGCAAAGGTAATTGTGACCTCCTCCTTGGCATCGTAAAGGAGTTTGGGATTGACTCTCAGGTCCTCCTCGTCCAGCGTCATGCCGTTGGCC
Encoded here:
- a CDS encoding ferric reductase-like transmembrane domain-containing protein, which encodes MYLYILVSLVLALIFAFSCHTAIRRHPGIFYGIAFFLVLSEVIYYQFGIHDIAPQWFTAYIVNPFKRGAFSTALFIIVMYLGALDSKHLFVRKLMGIRGQLSILACILTLGHNIIYGKKHFVNLFTNPWAMKPQTMLAAVLSILMICIMLPLMMTSFPSVRRKMSAGSWKRLQRLAYLFFALTYIHVMVLFIPNWEKKIPDIIAYTVIFGTYLILRVAKATKKSSHALGYTGCNPTS
- a CDS encoding N-acetylmuramoyl-L-alanine amidase, whose product is MKWYQQILTRNDCYRAGQTIVPVGVMVHSTGANNPRLSRYVPGNEEIGWNTGGNHWDRSGTGACVHAFLGKLADGSVGVVQTLPWNMRGWHCGRGSRGSANDTHISFELCEDGLEDADYFGKVYQTAVELTADLCRQYGLDPAADGVVICHSEGYARGVASNHADVMHWFPKFGKNMDTFRADVVQAMKGENEMTEEQVRAIVREELAAQEARRAAEPADDWAKPYIETAIQAGILDGVEDGQGGITIARPKSNPTREEMATMGVALLRSNRS
- a CDS encoding peptidoglycan recognition family protein, coding for MKFYTQILTQNDCYKAGRTITPQGVMVHSTGANNPRLSRYVPGSGEIGYNTGKNHWDMAGTGACVHAFIGKLADGSVGVVQTLPWNRRGWHCGKGAKGSANDTHISFEICEDGLQDAGYFEAVYQAAVELTADLCKQYGLAPQADGVVLCHSEGHARGVASNHADVMHWFPEFGKNMDTFRADVARVMEGDDEMTEDQVRAIIREELAIREAKRAAEPASLWATQPSVKYSKGIIEAAKAAGITEDGSRPRSSMTREEGMAMILAAIDK
- a CDS encoding sigma factor-like helix-turn-helix DNA-binding protein — its product is MTPLEENRAQMEKLKDRLHLYQEQLKQAQRPEEREELRAKICTYRAAIRDVQVQIDHLDPPAQRKARKAQRKLLDVGAMTFDFFEYTNACWSDLEGHSWQQVEAGDFVNLGTSMEQLQEWMAEGAQRLSDRQRQYLDAYYNEGLSQLAIAQRYGVDKSSVSRVIRNGLNRMQVWVDSKKLIASCADGKGGFDWVRYLSQVPALTDRQRQLMLLVLSKLPKTQEELAKKLELESSTVSRTLSKAGKTIHQLQVSGKPTGRPEIRWDKADKFSLALDTGMPLYFYYKYCFRGQRVGNMSRYRYEMERRREAGESPEKVAREMGLRPRTVRSTFSSLRRSGVQVGHLPPPDNLGAQLDPETYVKLQRMVTGHAGT
- a CDS encoding putative phage tail protein yields the protein MTELGKLERLPQRLRDSSETAAVADSMTVIAQWYWETTRDLPDQFFVSTATWGLDEWERLVGISPSDGQTLKARRAAVVAKLCSTGTTNAEMIRALAEAITGYGATVTENFSDYSFSLRFYGEEATFINIDTPLLLSTVEEIKPAHLRFIIEKIRWEDLEAVGMTWEQLEARFKSWEELENSFFCHKK
- a CDS encoding baseplate J/gp47 family protein, which codes for MPLDFDALIQDVSPESLKAAMKQGLAESGVSVDTREGSYTDLLYSQAAYQIYRGLAYHPTLLAAAVPSEESGPYLDRFGDMYGLHRTPSATAYVVLTFTGDEGSVIPKGTVAVSASGLRFTTDLAAAITDGTAQVPATAEQPGEIYNVEVGTVTRLAVSLAGIDQVTNETPGEGGADKESDASFYDRIHTFLSEPVASGNINHYKQWARSVSGVGNAAVIPLWNGNGTVKVVIASEEKEPLDELIVTQVAQYIESVRPIGAQVTVVSAQALSIDVEATCTLEGGVLPGTVQKELEEKLRAMLLEMEMGAQEPVRYVRIMAMLLFCRGVVDCSSLTVNGGTENIPVTMEQVPVLGTVSIRAG
- a CDS encoding DUF2634 domain-containing protein is translated as MSLFPLIQAPSEGSQTSAALPLYREVAWDFEADRPKWRNGSPVWVTGAQAVATWVWNTLHYVRTSLDLFSWDLGNELQLLTGRPFSQAVKESEAVRYVRDCLTVNPYITDVRQISVDFSGSTITICCAVDTIYGEVEVNAAGL
- a CDS encoding DUF2577 family protein gives rise to the protein MSQQDPYAGMLLEMQDQAVNVQPPGWCLGRVKAIGPGRLLIQANGMTLDEEDLRVNPKLLYDAKEEVTITFAGKEAKVTLGVQGDVNSWPVCSDGIVPLRLYDVPGTLAGTVKATITTRHLQVGDQVVLLPDQEGQIYYVLCKVVGL